In Leptotrichia sp. oral taxon 221, the DNA window AAAGAAGCTGACCTTGTATTCAACTGGCCTTCTCATATGCTAAAAATTGGAATTACGCCAAAAGATGCTCTTTTCTTAGAAGAAGGAACTAAAGGACGATATGCTATTGTTCTAGCTTCTAGAGAAGACAACAAAAACGACAAAAAAATACAAGCACTAGCAAAAGCAATGACTTCAGAAAAAGTAAAAAAATTCTTGAAAGAAAAATATTCAAAAGAAGGTTATCCTGTATTTTAATATTTAAGAAGAAAAAAATAAGGTTTGAAAGTAGCGATTAATTTCTAATAAAAATTTATTGACAATGTAAAAAATCAAGGTATACTTCTATTACGAATAATATAAAATATAGAAAAGGATGGAATGTAAATGAAAAAATTATTACTAGGTATTTTTTTAATTGCTGCTTTTGCATCATTTGCAACTGAAAATGATGTAACAACAAAACCAAATTTGTATTATCTAAAAAGCTCTGAAGTTGTAGATAGCTACAAATTATTACCACCTCCACCTGCAGTAGATAGCATTGGATTTTTAAACGACAAAGCTATGTACGAAAAAGGTAAACTACAAAGAAATACTCCTAGAGGAAAAGTTGCATATGATGATGCAAAACTTGAAGGAACTGGACTTCCAAACGCTTTCTCAGAAGCATTCGGATACACTATTTCACCAAAAACAACACCAGAAATTTATAAATTAGTTACAAATCTTATTGAAGATGCTGGAGATTTAGCTACAAGATCTGCTAAAAAGACTTATATGAGAACTCGTCCATTTGCGTATTTCAAGGAATCTACATGTCGTCCAGAAGATGAAAAAACATTGTCTACAAATGGTTCTTATCCTTCAGGACATACATCTATTGGATGGGCAACTGCTTTAGTTTTAGCTGAAGTTAACCCTGCTAGACAACAAGAAATTATCCAAAGAGGATTCGATTTAGGACAAAGCCGTGTAATTTGTGGATATCACTGGCAAAGTGATGTTGATGCAGCTCGTATAGTTGCAAGTGCTGTTGTTGCTACATTACACACAAACCCTAATTTTAACGCTCAATTAGCAAAAGCAAAAGCTGAATTTGCAAAATTAAATATTTCAAAATAAATAAAAGATTTTATTTTTTGTCATAATTTTGACATAACTAAATGTTATTATATCTCTGTTGATAAAAAACAACAAAAATAGAAAAACGGAGATGATATAATATGAAAAATACAATGAAAAAATTAATTTTAGCTTTAGGAATTTTAGGAGTTTCAGCTACATCATTTGCAGCTACTAGAAAACAACCACCTAGACCAAAAAGAAACATCGTAAAACATGAAAATAAAAAACCTACGAAAAGAACAGCACCTAAAGCTCCAAAAAAAGTTATAACTAAAAAAAATCGTGACATAAAACATGAACCAAGAAGATAAATTATTATAAAAACCCTTGAGAATATTGATTCTCGAGGGTTTCCTTTTTCTTTAATGATATTGAAGACTACGCAATTAATTAATTATCTTCCACCACAAACTGTTGCTGATCTATTATTTGCACAATAATTTCCATAATATGCTCCTGCTCCTGCTGCACCAGCTGCTGTGGCTAACAAGCATGAATTTAAGCTCAGAAGTGATAATATCATTAATATTAAAAATCTTACTTTTCTCATTTTTTCACTCTCTTTTCATCTCATAAATATAACTTAAATTGCAAAAATATTTTTTGCTTAATTATTTTAACATATCGAGATTAAAGTTTCTAGTCTAACATCTTATATTTTTTTGATACATTCACAACTCGATTACTCAATAACAACAATGCAATTAGATTTGGAATTACCATAAATCCATTAAACATATCAGCCATTTCCCAAACTAAATTAACTTTTTGCATTGAACCAATTACGATACATACCATTACTAAAACTCTATAAATTAAAATTGCTTTTTTTCCGAATAAATATTTAATATTTGCTTCTCCAAAGAAATACCATCCGATAATTGTTGAAAATGCAAAGAAAAACAATGCTGCTGCAATAAATATTCCTCCAAAATTTCCTAACGCTCCTTCAAACGCTTTTTGTGTCAATGAAATTCCTGTAAAGTTTGATAAATCTTTTTGTGTTGTCAAAATTACAAGAGCTGATAATGTTAAAATTACAAAAGTATCGATAAATACTGTTACTATTGCAACGTGACCTTGTTCTTCAGGATTTTTTACTTTTGCTACGGCATGTGCGTGCGGTGTTGACCCCATTCCTGCTTCATTTGAGAACAATCCTCTTGCAACTCCATATCTTACAGCTTTTTTTACACCTTGTCCTAAAAAACCACCTAAAATCGCTTGAGTCGAAAATGCATTAACAAAAATTGCTTCAAACGCTTTTAAAATATTCATATAATTAATTCCGATAACAATTACAGAAGTTAAAATGTATAAAAATGCCATGATCGGTACTATTTTTTCTGTAACTGCTGCAATTCTTTTTACTCCTCCAAAAAATACAAATCCTGCTAAAACTGCTACCGCTACTCCAGTTATTACACGTGGAACATGGAATGAATTTTGGAATGCTTCACCAATTGAGTTAGATTGAACTGCATTTCCCATAAATCCTAATGCCAAAATACATGAAATTGAGAAAAATATTGCCAATCCTTTTGCAAATTTATTTCCATTGAATAATTTTTCGATATAGTAAGATGGACCTCCTGTTACTTCTCCCTCTACTTTTCTTTTAAATAATTGACTTAAAACAGCTTCTGAATAAATTGTTGCCATTCCAAAAAATGCACTTAGCCACATCCAAAATATTGCTCCTGGACCTCCAGAAATTACTGCTGTGGCCGCTCCTGCTAAATTCCCAGTTCCTACTTGAGCTGCAATCGCTGTTGCCAAAGCCTGAAACGATGACATTCCGTCTTCTCCAGCTTCTTCTCCATTCATATTAAACCCTTTAGTTAAATGCTGTACACCTTTTTTAAACTCTCTAACTTGGATAAATCTTAATCTAATCGTATAAAATAATCCTGTTCCTA includes these proteins:
- a CDS encoding phosphatase PAP2 family protein, encoding MKKLLLGIFLIAAFASFATENDVTTKPNLYYLKSSEVVDSYKLLPPPPAVDSIGFLNDKAMYEKGKLQRNTPRGKVAYDDAKLEGTGLPNAFSEAFGYTISPKTTPEIYKLVTNLIEDAGDLATRSAKKTYMRTRPFAYFKESTCRPEDEKTLSTNGSYPSGHTSIGWATALVLAEVNPARQQEIIQRGFDLGQSRVICGYHWQSDVDAARIVASAVVATLHTNPNFNAQLAKAKAEFAKLNISK
- a CDS encoding sodium:alanine symporter family protein; this translates as MLESIISQINEVFWGSILIILLLGTGLFYTIRLRFIQVREFKKGVQHLTKGFNMNGEEAGEDGMSSFQALATAIAAQVGTGNLAGAATAVISGGPGAIFWMWLSAFFGMATIYSEAVLSQLFKRKVEGEVTGGPSYYIEKLFNGNKFAKGLAIFFSISCILALGFMGNAVQSNSIGEAFQNSFHVPRVITGVAVAVLAGFVFFGGVKRIAAVTEKIVPIMAFLYILTSVIVIGINYMNILKAFEAIFVNAFSTQAILGGFLGQGVKKAVRYGVARGLFSNEAGMGSTPHAHAVAKVKNPEEQGHVAIVTVFIDTFVILTLSALVILTTQKDLSNFTGISLTQKAFEGALGNFGGIFIAAALFFFAFSTIIGWYFFGEANIKYLFGKKAILIYRVLVMVCIVIGSMQKVNLVWEMADMFNGFMVIPNLIALLLLSNRVVNVSKKYKMLD